In Poecilia reticulata strain Guanapo linkage group LG11, Guppy_female_1.0+MT, whole genome shotgun sequence, the genomic stretch TCagatgtgattcataatttctccatttgctttgttgtccatctttctcaacagtagccaACCTAACAACCTACCATATCTGRGATGGTCWYgttcctctgtccatggcaggttcagtcaatcagctgtgggacatctgctgcctagtcaaagtatcatgggcctcttgatttaaaaggagacaaACCAGTTCAGAGCCTCCCTGCTCCTGCAAGTCACACTtcttggatgaacactcactactGCAAGCAGCTGTTcgaaatgaaatatttgtgtatctattctgtaattaatatctacatgtatatattaataaatgaatttgtgtagagttctgtaaaaGCTATTGTTAATAGCTTCTCTTGACTAATCTACATATGagtaacttttacatttaaattgcttctttttgtaaattttacacatctggcaacaaagtatgtggaggagagaaaatgctcaaattaaagctgccattgtgCAACAAAGACatgaggtttgtggctgtttctttaaaacatctatttaataattatattaaacactgtacatggttactacattacacaaacaATTACCacagttaataatttaagtcattgatagagaaaatgtatttacaaaagacacatcaattttatttcaacagtatgtactcagggtttacaacttaagaagacATCCATGTAGGGTCCTTGGCGGgggccagtctgcagtgaactggtgccagtctgcagtgaactggtggatgacagAGACGACGCTATACTGTagtgagcagtttgaagcagaagtcccaccatgtgatccacagggTTTTCYCASCTGAGYACAAACTTCatgcactttgtttccacaggcaGCACAACAGAATCAAGTGTCACCTGTTAAAAGggatataaagttattattcctatgttatcaattttctactgccaagtctacaaccacaggaaaacaaagtagAAGAAACTTAAATCATAACATTTGGTAAAtattggaaaaatgtgaaattaatgaGCTAATGCATATATAGATAGATCATCACATTTCTCCATGGAAACATTAATCTGATTGATASATATCTATATCTAAAAcagcgtcttcctcctcatgtcttGATCGTAGCAGSagtttaacttctcaggacGTGGTGGAGCAgcgggtgtttggcataacttgagttttggacttgtggctaCAGGTAATGTCGCTACTTAGCAGGTGGTGAAACTAGCGTAAGTGAGGAGGGTTTAATACRATCATKCATTTTACATGACAGGTGGCAACCCCAGTCTATACTATAAACatctgattaagattagagcctaaatacgttCAATATCCTCAGTCTTATGGATTTAGGATAATCACTAAAAATAGTGGTTCCTGTTTTTAACATGCAAGATTTTGGTCAAGATAAAGTCAGTTAGACCTTCAAGGAAGTGGGATAAAGTTTTGTCTTGCATGAGCCGTCATCTTACATGGGTCAGTGCACCAACAGCAGCTTTCTCACAGATCTTAGATTATCAATCTATAAAAAGTTTGACTTGCCCATTTTAGCcagtgccattttttttttattgaaatgtcgGTAAATATAGGAAGATAGTCtctgagttggtaacagtgcGGTCACTATTGATTACTACAAGcttgcagacatgacctggtgggccggactatcagtcaaacctctcactgccGAGCAGAAGGGAaaagtggctgatttttagacctttgctgaagtagaaatgatcagaaaatgtgatCGGCTTCATGTAAATATCAACTGATAATCTCCCAAAATTGAGAAAATCGGCATGAAATTGGCTCGATTTTGAGTTGGTAGTAAAAATATTGTAGAGGTTGTAAAAAAGGTAGTAAAAAGTAGTAAATTCAACTGTGGGGTTTCTGTATAAAccctggtttatttttttccaatttggtGAGGAAATAAAGACTAAACttgttattgattttacttCCTGTTCTGCTCTGGTGAAAAACCACAGGCCCAGCCCAGTGCATGCTGGTCCTACACCAGTctatatatttatagaaaatggACCCAGCGTTCTTCCTGTCTAACTTGGAGAAGTAAatggcaataaataaaataaacaattgttAACATTGAAAAACACTCTGTAAATAAACCACCAAAATAGTGAACgagcagtaaaaataaataccttcAACATAAGAAATActcaagaaataataaaatttacttCAGTTCACAACAATGCCTAAATTTGTTTGGGCATCTGTTATTAAATGAATAAGTTCAGAATaattacaagtaattttttttaaaaatctgaacattttgggatttctgtaataaacaatgaaagtctcctatttatttttatagttaaCAATTCCTCTTTTTTCTGTGTCCTTGTCCAGATTTCCTGCAACATAATATTTATAAGGAGAAGTTATGCAAGCAGGAGAGGAGATCCACTCTGGACCAGGAGGGGTTAAAACCTCTGCAGGTGAAACAAGAACAGCAAGAACCAGAAGATcaaaagataaaagaagagcaggaggatctagaacatcagcagataaaagtggaagagaaagaagTTTACTGCAGTCAGGGTGAAAAACATGTTGAGCTGAAACAGGAGACTGATACCTGCATGGTGGTTCCTGTTGATGAACAAACATCCCAcactgaatcagaaccaaacaggaacCAAGTCATCTTCCAGGAAGCTGYTGAAGCTGAGAACCAAAatcaggaaagaagaaaacctttcTCATGTGTCATCTGTGAAAAGCATTTCACttacaaatctgtttttgatgttcacatgagaactcatacgggtgaaaagccgtttttaTGTGTGACTTGTGGAAAAAGGTTTTGTCAAAAACCGAATTTAACTgaacacatgatgattcacactggtgaaaagccgtttttatgtgtgacctgtggaaaaagttttagtcgaAAACAAATTTTAACTGAACNNNNNNNNNNNNNNNNNNNNNNNNNNNNNNNNNNNNNNNNNNNNNNNNNNNNNNNNNNNNNNNNNNNNNNNNNNNNNNNNNNNNNNNNNNNNNNNNNNNNNNNNNNNNNNNNNNNNNNNNNNNNNNNNNNNNNNNNNNNNNNNNNNNNNNNNNNNNNNNNNNNNNNNNNNNNNNNNNNNNNNNNNNNNNNNNNNNNNNNNNNNNNNNNNNNNNNNNNNNNNNNNNNNNNNNNNNNNNNNNNNNNNNNNNNNNNNNNNNNNNNNNNNNNNNNNNNNNNNNNNNNNNNNNNNNNcacatgatgattcacactggtgaaaagccgttttcatgtgtgacctgtggaaaacgTATTAGTAGAAAACAGGAGTTAACTTGCcacatgaggattcacactggtgaaaagccgtttttatgtgtgaactgtggaaaacGTTTTCGTCAAAAAGTTAGTTTAACTCGgcacatgaggattcacacaACTGAAAACCCGTAGAAGTGTTTTCCATGTGTTTCAAAGGGCATAAATCCCATCTCTTTATTGGGGGGGACCATAAACAGGAAAATTTCTTAGGACCCATTTGGGGGGCGGGTGGTTGGGCGTAGTTCTAGTGAAATGTAAcgtaaaatgttgtttaaagaGTTTCCAAATCACATTCAGCTGTAGGACCAAAATGACTAGGAATGcacatcaaacatgtttgattctcagtaaaattcaaatgttgcttagatACGAGTTTTATTCAGTCTCACTTATCTAATCTCTAATACacgtttacaaaaatgtaaggttccaaataaaaaagctttaatgagTAACTgttcttaataaaattcctcataaacattgatttattgaaatggCTCCCAATACAAGTTACGGcctatttaaattataacttgttaagttgctttatttttagagcttttttttagttttgccatGTCCTTGTGACAGAGAACCAACAGGTAGATGAAATGAATATCTGGGAAGTATCACAACTTAAACATAACACTTAAAGCACCAGGGTTTATATGGAaaaatattgagattttattttgtggttttaaaggctctatGTTGAAGACGGTGAGAAATAAAggcagctttctttttttctatctgtccTCTCTTCTCGGCTCCCACTCCTCAGCCCCTCCCTCCCGTTTCAAACTCTTCTAATTAACTAAAAGTTAAAGAGTTAAATATGAATGAGATGTTTGCTACCTTTAACAAAAAAGCTTAAGTCTATGAAAGCAGTGTAGCAGTTTTGCTAATGAGGCAGCTTatcatgattcagccaaagtaatgaaataacaaaCTGCAGTAATATCTTTGTTATTGTGTTTCTTCttattgagcagtgaaagtaaataaaatgtttacatgtctttcgctttaagtatttacttacttgagagttttatgtttgtgctgcagagcacaaacataaaaacaacattagcCACATTAGACGGGTGGCTAATgttgccacccgtcccttaGAATACAGAATCGTCCTgcatttggctgttaaatgttgcgtcccgtattgaaccgatatGGGACgcaatttgttccgtatttctataaatgtccaaTAGACACGGCTATTACACACATATGAAGactaagtgtaacaataatgaccaaattaaaacacaggaaatattaaggtcagctaaatttTTGTGGCGGGATGTAAATAGGACCCCCAGAACGCTACGGACCGTTGTCACGGTTGCCTAGAGATGGACACTATGCAGTCACGGTGAGCTGCTGTCAACCCgcgtctttttaaaacatcctcaaCTCGATACCATCATGTCCTTAGAAGCAAAACCTCTCGTAAAGATACAGACTTGAGAGGGAAGACTCCAATCCCATCCTGAACATGTTAGTGAGGATGAacacagttaaaacaaaagtgtttgtCCTGGTGTGGTGTGCAGTGCTGCATGATGTCAGACagaatggatcaggagaggaacacTGAAGACCCGTCAGAACGTAAAGGATCAGAgtctcttcatccctcaatcatctcctgaggctgTTAACGCACAGAACATTTAGCCAtgattaagttttttattgtggttttagtAGACTGTTATGGTTTGattattaaataatcaattgtttgcttatttaatgtatagtCGTATCAgccatttaaagaacaaatcatactaagagattaacagtaaatacataaatatttcctactttaaaaaggtttgttatggctttctgtttgttttattaagaaatgttgacatcttttattaattcagtggtcatttaatgtattattgATGTCAGACATAGACCTGCTGCCCAGGGGTGGTTATAGATGGGGGCCAACAGGGGTTAAAGTCACTAATAATATAAGTGATGAGGAAAGTTCAGCCGAATCCAACACCAGAACAAAGGCAGACTGGAACTGAAACTGTGTTAACAGTTGAAAAGATTCTGTTGTTCATTGCAAATGTAATTAATTGTACAGatcaagtaaaacacaaaacataaaaaattaaaataattgtgaaaGGGGCagagagattttttggtattaaggACATATCTTGAGAGCACATAAGGGGTTAGGAGCAGAAGGAAGGGCAGGAGGACGGGAAGACAAAAACTGATCATCTTACAATGTAACACTAGAAACCTTATTGCAAATGGACAGGAGTTTAAAGGATTTattagggtgcgttcacactgcagcctgaagtgacccaattcagattttttgtcaattttgatatttttgccggggccgttcacactgccaataatgcgacctgtatgtgtttgtaagctctggtttgaacaataaatgccatgtgggtcaagttttatggatgatgctctgatgtcccattctcctaaAGGCAGCatagagctgcaccaccagaaactcacagaaacgctgaagagaagaagagttatgattaatgtagttacagttctatccatgttttaatgttgcagagctcagtctttttgcaaatagttcaaagtttaaactggtatGTTGAACATCATTTATCTGGtaattttgtggaatatttaacaactaaaaaatggcaaagaacaagaatattttttccactctggctgctgttaggcctacaaatttaaagttgaatgttcattacatttttcagacacctgtgaaaataatttctattcacattacttttttgttctctgggaaattattttgatgataaatacagaaacaagcataaaatcaaaacatctacaatagcgacagtaatattaataatatagtcagtgcaaagtagcctacaaattctttattagggggcggtgagggacctggatatgGGATGGGGatgctggcccgaaaaaggttgagaaacactaatttagttggtaatgttacatgttctaaattacttgcaaaaacatagattgaaaggactcttatttaatgttgagggatttttgcctgtaaggcaaatctttagggcacagacattttacattttgttttgagttgaaatgtactgaagtcttatttaagtttgagtgtttggcttgttaattgtattgttagaagcaattgtttgcactgttcaaagacacttttcattaaactgtggcaatagcaacggcatagttaatttctatcataactataagtttcaggctcaggatttttttttactgtatatgTTTAAGTCCTTACAAAACCACTTGATGACTTGCAACTCATTTGAAAATGCAGTGAGTGCTGAACGCTACTGCTGAAATTTGCTGAAATATTCGAGTTCAAGTGCAGAATCATGGCTACAAaggtaaagtaaaatatatattaaataattttaggattAAAGAGAGCAACGACTTTTAAGCCATAGAGCAGTAATAAGAGTGTATAAGATAACATTagtcaaacagaaaactgttaGCTTAAATATCAATATGTTGGCTTACGCTAGCGTGTTGGTTAATACGACTTAACCCGTTAAATAAGGGAGGTTTagttttaggtaaaaaaattaactaaaaatctAATGGTAGCTTAAATTATATCATTACCATGATAGCATATAGCATGTTGGATGACATTAACTCAGTCCATTGAGTAAGTTAAgcctagctttttttttatcccaattAAACAAAAGCTAATGTTACCTTAAATGCTACACCATGTTGGGTGTAGAGTCGCCACCCGTcccttaaaatataaaattgccccgtatttggctgttaaatgttgcgtTCCGTATtgtacggagccctccaggggacatggggaattYgcgatttgttccgtatttctataaatgtcccGTAGACACGCCTAACACATATCAACactaacaataatgaccaaaataaaacacaggataTTATGGACAGCTAAAGTCTCGTGGGGGGAGCGAAAGGACCCCACAACGCTTAGGACGAGAATGACCCCACTGAACGCCTCACCATCCGTCTCAGTTGTCGAGTCCTTGAGCAAGATACTTCACCCGATATGCTCGTATTATCCATAAGGGGGCGGTAATGCAACGATGTGAATGCCGACTGTCATAAAATCCCCAAGAAGAAGAATAGGAGGAAGAACGACAAGAAGCCGcatggtttgttttgttgaattttcGAGAGTTTTGTCGCAACGAGTTTCTCAACGAGAAGTTAATCCTGCTGAAGAAACTTTCACAGAGTTTAAAGGAATCATCGTCAAGtcggaggaagagatggatgatCAGCGCAGACTGCTGGATTTCTCCCGGANNNNNNNNNNNNNNNNNNNNNNNNNNNNNNNNNNNNNNNNNNNNNNNNNNNNNNNNNNNNNNNNNNNNNNNNNNNNNNNNNNNNNNNNNNNNNNNNNNNNNNNNNNNNNNNNNNNNNNNNNNNNNNNNNNNNNNNNNNNNNNNNNNNNNNNNNNNNNNNNNNNNNNNNNNNNNNNNNNNNNNNNNNNNNNNNNNNNNNNNNNNNNNNNNNAAACCAAAAATCCTACAAAAGTCAAATCAACAAACCTTTGCTGCACTGAGGTGATGCTTCATGCGCAGGTAAAAGAAGTTTAATGTCGAAAAAACTTCAACATTGCTTTCatggtttattttttccagtttgacaagcaaaaaacaaagatcaaaCTTCTCGTTGtttcctctcctgctcctccCTAAACTTGTAGAAAATGGACAAACTGTCAAGATTCTGGGTTAGgagtttgtttctgtaaaagcaaagaaacaaatacaattataaaataaacggttattaaactgaaattgaACTCAAAGTTaaaagtaatagaaaaaaaagttaatagctCCAACATAGAAAATACttggaaataataaaatctacttttaagcaataataataatgggtACAATGGAAAAACGtaatacttattttttaaatttgataatTTTCCAAATCTCggctaaaaaatgaaaaacaactgatGTGAACTGATCTGTCTGTATGTCTGCACTCTTTATTTTCAGGTGTGTTCATTTGGTGATTTCTGTCTTAAATGATTAAAGTctgtttttacttcaaaaaataaagttaacaattcctcttttttctgttttcttttctagatTACCTGCTACATAAAGTTAAGGAGGAGCCATGGAACCAGGAGAGGAGATCCACTCTGGACCAGGAGGAGTTAGAACCTCTGCATGTGAAACAAGAACAGGAAGAACCAGAAGATCatcagataaaagaagagcaggaggatcTAGAGCATCAGCAGAtaaaagtggaagagaaagaagTTTACTTCAGTCAGGATGAAGAACAGGTTGAGTTAAAACAGGAGACTGATACCTGCATGGTGGTTCCTGTTGATGAACAAACATCTCAcactgaatcagaaccaaacatgaaccAAGTCATCTTCCAGGAAGCTGCTGAGGCTGAGAACCAAAATCAGAAAAGAAGCAAACCTTTCTCATGTGAGACTTGTGATAAacgttttgctttaaaatttgTTCTTGATGCTCACATGAGAAGTCATAcgggtgaaaagccgttttcatgtgtgacctgtggaaaaagtttttgtcaaaaagttagtttaactcagcacatgaggattcacactggtgaaaagccgttttcgtgtgtgacctgtggaaaaagttttagtNNNNNNNNNNNNNNNNNNNNNNNNNNNNNNNNNNNNNNNNNNNNNNNNNNNNNNNNNNNNNNNNNNNNNNNNNNNNNNNNNNNNNNNNNNNNNNNNNNNNNNNNNNNNNNNNNNNNNNNNNNNNNNNNNNNNNNNNNNNNNNNNNNNNNNNNNNNNNNNNNNNNNNNNNNNNNNNNNNNNNNNNNNNNNNNNNNNNNNNNNNNNNNNNNNNNNNNNNNNNNNNNNNNNNNNNNNNNNNNNNNNNNNNNNNNNNNNNNNNNNNNNNNNNNNNNNNNNNNNNNNNNNNNNNNNNNNNNNNNNNNNNNNNNNNNNNNNNNNNNNNNNNNNNNNNNNNNNNNNNNNNNNNNNNNNNNNNNNNNNNNNNNNNNNNNNNNNNNNNNNNNNNNNNNNNNNNNNNNNNNNNNNNNNNNNNNNNNNNNNNNNNNNNNNNNNNNNNNNNNNNNNNNNNNNNNNNNNNNNNNNNNNNNNNNNNNNNNNNNNNNNNNNNNNNNNNNNNNNNNNNNNNNNNNNNNNNNNNNNNNNNNNNNNNNNNNNNNNNNNNNNNNNNNNNNNNNNNNNNNNNNNNNNNNNNNNNNNNNNNNNNNNNNNNNNNNNNNNNNNNNNNNNNNNNNNNNNNNNNNNNNNNNNNNNNNNNNNNNNNNNNNNNNNNNNNNNNNNNNNNNNNNNNNNNNNNNNNNNNNNNNNNNNNNNNNNNNNNNNNNNNNNNNNNNNNNNNNNNNNNNNNNNNNNNNNNNNNNNNNNNNNNNNNNNNNNNNNNNNNNNNNNNNNNNNNNNNNNNNNNNNNNNNNNNNNNNNNNNNNNNNNNNNNNNNNNNNNNNNNNNNNNNNNNNNNNNNNNNNNNNNNNNNNNNNNNNNNNNNNNNNNNNNNNNNNNNNNNNNNNNNNNNNNNNNNNNNNNNNNNNNNNNNNNNNNNNNNNNNNNNNNNNNNNNNNNNNNNNNNNNNNNNNNNNNNNNNNNNNNNNNNNNNNNNNNNNNNNNNNNNNNNNNNNNNNNNNNNNNNNNNNNNNNNNNNNNNNNNNNNNNNNNNNNNNNNNNNNNNNNNNNNNNNNNNNNNNNNNNNNNNNNNNNNNNNNNNNNNNNNNNNNNNNNNNNNNNNNNNNNNNNNNNNNNNNNNNNNNNNNNNNNNNNNNNNNNNNNNNNNNNNNNNNNNNNNNNNNNNNNNNNNNNNNNNNNNNNNNNNNNNNNNNNNNNNNNNNNNNNNNNNNNNNNNNNNNNNNNNNNNNNNNNNNNNNNNNNNNNNNNNNNNNNNNNNNNNNNNNNNNNNNNNNNNNNNNNNNNNNNNNNNNNNNNNNNNNNNNNNNNNNNNNNNNNNNNNNNNNNNNNNNNNNNNNNNNNNNNNNNNNNNNNNNNNNNNNNNNNNNNNNNNNNNNNNNNNNNNNNNNNNNNNNNNNNNNNNNNNNNNNNNNNNNNNNNNNNNNNNNNNNNNNNNNNNNNNNNNNNNNNNNNNNNNNNNNNNNNNNNNNNNNNNNNNNNNNNNNNNNNNNNNNNNNNNNNNNNNNNNNNNNNNNNNNNNNNNNNNNNNNNNNNNNNNNNNNNNNNNNNNNNNNNNNNNNNNNNNNNNNNNNNNNNNNNNNNNNNNNNNNNNNNNNNNNNNNNNNNNNNNNNNNNNNNNNNNNNNNNNNNNNNNNNNNNNNNNNNNNNNNNNNNNNNNNNNNNNNNNNNNNNNNNNNNNNNNNNNNNNNNNNNNNNNNNNNNNNNNNNNNNNNNNNNNNNNNNNNNNNNNNNNNNNNNNNNNNNNNNNNNNNNNNNNNNNNNNNNNNNNNNNNNNNNNNNNNNNNNNNNNNNNNNNNNNNNNNNNNNNNNNNNNNNNNNNNNNNNNNNNNNNNNNNNNNNNNNNNNNNNNNNNNNNNNNNNNNNNNNNNNNNNNNNNNNNNNNNNNNNNNNNNNNNNNNNNNNNNNNNNNNNNNNNNNNNNNNNNNNNNNNNNNNNNNNNNNNNNNNNNNNNNNNNNNNNNNNNNNNNNNNNNNNNNNNNNNNNNNNNNNNNNNNNNNNNNNNNNNNNNNNNNNNNNNNNNNNNNNNNNNNNNNNNNNNNNNNNNNNNNNNNNNNNNNNNNNNNNNNNNNNNNNNNNNNNNNNNNNNNNNNNNNNNNNNNNNNNNNNNNNNNNNNNNNNNNNNNNNNNNNNNNNNNNNNNNNNNNNNNNNNNNNNNNNNNNNNNNNNNNNNNNNNNNNNNNNNNNNNNNNNNNNNNNNNNNNNNNNNNNNNNNNNNNNNNNNNNNNNNNNNNNNNNNNNNNNNNNNNNNNNNNNNNNNNNNNNNNNNNNNNNNNNNNNNNNNNNNNNNNNNNNNNNNNNNNNNNNNNNNNNNNNNNNNNNNNNNNNNNNNNNNNNNNNNNNNNNNNNNNNNNNNNNNNNNNNNNNNNNNNNNNNNNNNNNNNNNNNNNNNNNNNNNNNNNNNNNNNNNNNNNNNNNNNNNNNNNNNNNNNNNNNNNNNNNNNNNNNNNNNNNNNNNNNNNNNNNNNNNNNNNNNNNNNNNNNNNNNNNNNNNNNNNNNNNNNNNNNNNNNNNNNNNNNNNNNNNNNNNNNNNNNNNNNNNNNNNNNNNNNNNNNNNNNNNNNNNNNNNNNNNNNNNNNNNNNNNNNNNNNNNNNNNNNNNNNNNNNNNNNNNNNNNNNNNNNNNNNNNNNNNNNNNNNNNNNNNNNNNNNNNNNNNNNNNNNNNNNNNNNNNNNNNNNNNNNNNNNNNNNNNNNNNNNNNNNNNNNNNNNNNNNNNNNNNNNNNNNNNNNNNNNNNNNNNNNNNNNNNNNNNNNNNNNNNNNNNNNNNNNNNNNNNNNNNNNNNNNNNNNNNNNNNNNNNNNNNNNNNNNNNNNNNNNNNNNNNNNNNNNNNNNNNNNNNNNNNNNNNNNNNNNNNNNNNNNNNNNNNNNNNNNNNNNNNNNNNNNNNNNNNNNNNNNNNNNNNNNNNNNNNNNNNNNNNNNNNNNNNNNNNNNNNNNNNNNNNNNNNNNNNNNNNNNNNNNNNNNNNNNNNNNNNNNNNNNNNNNNNNNNNNNNNNNNNNNNNNNNNNNNNNNNNNNNNNNNNNNNNNNNNNNNNNNNNNNNNNNNNNNNNNNNNNNNNNNNNNNNNNNNNNNNNNNNNNNNNNNNNNNNNNNNNNNNNNNNNNNNNNNNNNNNNNNNNNNNNNNNNNNNNNNNNNNNNNNNNNNNNNNNNNNNNNNNNNNNNNNNNNNNNNNNNNNNNNNNNNNNNNNNNNNNNNNNNNNNNNNNNNNNNNNNNNNNNNNNNNNNNNNNNNNNNNNNNNNNNNNNNNNNNNNNNNNNNNNNNNNNNNNNNNNNNNNNNNNNNNNNNNNNNNNNNNNNNNNNNNNNNNNNNNNNNNNNNNNNNNNNNNNNNNNNNNNNNNNNNNNNNNNNNNNNNNNNNNNNNNNNNNNNNNNNNNNNNNNNNNNNNNNNNNNNNNNNNNNNNNNNNNNNNNNNNNNNNNNNNNNNNNNNNNNNNNNNNNNNNNNNNNNNNNNNNNNNNNNNNNNNNNNNNNNNNNNNNNNNNNNNNNNNNNNNNNNNNNNNNNNNNNNNNNNNNNNNNNNNNNNNNNNNNNNNNNNNNNNNNNNNNNNNNNNNNNNNNNNNNNNNNNNNNNNNNNNNNNNNNNNNNNNNNNNNNNNNNNNNNNNNNNNNNNNNNNNNNNNNNNNNNNNNNNNNNNNNNNNNNNNNNNNNNNNNNNNNNNNNNNNNNNNNNNNNNNNNNNNNNNNNNNNNNNNNNNNNNNNNNNNNNNNNNNNNNNNNNNNNNNNNNNNNNNNNNNNNNNNNNNNNNNNNNNNNNNNNNNNNNNNNNNNNNNNNNNNNNNNNNNNNNNNNNNNNNNNNNNNNNNNNNNNNNNNNNNNNNNNNNNNNNNNNNNNNNNNNNNNNNNNNNNNNNNNNNNNNNNNNNNNNNNNNNNNNNNNNNNNNNNNNNNNNNNNNNNNNNNNNNNNNNNNNNNNNNNNNNNNNNNNNNNNNNNNNNNNNNNNNNNNNNNNNNNNNNNNNNNNNNNNNNNNNNNNNNNNNNNNNNNNNNNNNNNNNNNNNNNNNNNNNNNNNNNNNNNNNNNNNNNNNNNNNNNNNNNNNNNNNNNNNNNNNNNNNNNNNNNNNNNNNNNNNNNNNNNNNNNNNNNNNNNNNNNNNNNNNNNNNNNNNNNNNNNNNNNNNNNNNNNNNNNNNNNNNNNNNNNNNNNNNNNNNNNNNNNNNNNNNNNNNNNNNNNNNNNNNNNNNNNNNNNNNNNNNNNNNNNNNNNNNNNNNNNNNNNNNNNNNNNNNNNNNNNNNNNNNNNNNNNNNNNNNNNNNNNNNNNNNNNNNNNNNNNNNNNNNNNNNNNNNNNNNNNNNNNNNNNNNNNNNNNNNNNNNNNNNNNNNNNNNNNNNNNNNNNNN encodes the following:
- the LOC103472619 gene encoding gastrula zinc finger protein XlCGF7.1-like, producing the protein MDDQRRLLDFSRTPQIILHRIDFLQHNIYKEKLCKQERRSTLDQEGLKPLQVKQEQQEPEDQKIKEEQEDLEHQQIKVEEKEVYCSQGEKHVELKQETDTCMVVPVDEQTSHTESEPNRNQVIFQEAXEAENQNQERRKPFSCVICEKHFTYKSVFDVHMRTHTGEKPFLCVTCGKRFCQKPNLTEHMMIHTGEKPFLCVTCGKSFSRKQILTEHMMIHTGEKPFSCVTCGKRISRKQELTCHMRIHTGEKPFLCVNCGKRFRQKVSLTRHMRIHTTENP